One window of the Vanessa atalanta chromosome 22, ilVanAtal1.2, whole genome shotgun sequence genome contains the following:
- the LOC125072770 gene encoding CUB and peptidase domain-containing protein 2-like → MCVKYIVLLTTLTICVTGFDDTPDWQSMKHTKYFCENNTEIHSTFYPGLQYGYKVIIDKELEAATEIKVKLDSAGTIVFGKSVRSPAGKKKSKKIKAKFTEKDLNSNIYGFVLRKDVSKIKFVVQGRAAPEHPPYVLSIKIDGEENCINPNRTYFGNKELAIDTFWPEAPDEFCGRRKVNRESTELIVSGSTSKIGNWPWHTAIYRNHRLSMQYICGGTLISKLLVLTAAHCVTINAEPVNHESLGVVFGKTSLLTNEISSQERKVYRVIVHDDFKKKTLDNDIALLKLSTEAIFNNYVQPACVWLDNAYDQLDSYEVTGTVVGWGIDQSDSLANDLHEATIPIVSTLTCFSYNPVFYSNILSERKFCAGHANGTAACNGDSGGGFVVFVSDTKDSSLKIDYQTGAWYVKGIVSVTLARKDSSICEPYAYTVFTDVAKYRDWILKYMNCN, encoded by the exons atgtgTGTGAAGTATATTGTGCTTTTAACAACTTTAACAATATGTGTTACCGGTTTTGATGATACGCCTGATTGGCAATCAATGAAgcatacgaaatatttttgtgaaaacAATACAGAAATTCATTCTACATTTTACCCTGGACTACAATATGGGTATAAAGTTATCATAGACAAAGAACTAGAAGCGGCAACCGAGATTAAAGTGAAATTAGATTCTGCGGGCACTATTGTTTTT GGGAAAAGTGTACGTAGTCCAGCAgggaaaaaaaaatcgaaaaaaatcaAAGCAAAATTCACAGAAAAGGACcttaattctaatatttatgGGTTTGTATTGCGTAAAGATGTGTCTAAGATTAAATTCGTAGTACAAGGAAGAGCCGCACCAGAACATCCGCCTTATGTACtaagtattaaaattgatggcgaagaaaattgtattaatcCTAATAGG acttattttggaaataaagaACTAGCGATTGATACATTTTGGCCTGAAGCTCCCGACGAGTTTTGTGGCAGGCGGAAGGTCAACAGGGAATCTACCGAATTGATTGTCAGCGGTTCTACTTCGAAAATCGGTAACTGGCCCTGGCATACCGCTATATACAGAAACCATAGACTAAGTATGCAGTACATCTGTGGAGGGACTCTGATATCAAAACTTTTGGTTTTAACAG CTGCACATTGTGTAACAATCAACGCAGAACCAGTTAATCATGAATCTCTTGGAGTTGTTTTTGGGAAAACATCTCTCCTCACCAATGAAATAAGTAGTCAAGAAAGAAAG gTTTACCGAGTTATTGTTCACgatgattttaaaaagaaaacgttGGACAATGACATAGCCTTACTAAAATTAAGTACTGAAGCTATATTCAATAACTACGTTCAGCCAGCTTGTGTGTGGCTTGACAATGCGTACGATCAACTGGATTCTTATGAAGTAACAGGAACG GTTGTAGGATGGGGTATTGACCAATCAGATTCACTAGCGAATGACCTTCACGAAGCAACTATACCAATAGTTTCGACTCTAACCTGCTTTTCGTATAATCCTGTTTTCTACAGCAACATATTAAGCGAGAGAAAATTCTGCGCGGGACATGCCAACG GTACTGCTGCATGTAACGGAGACAGTGGCGGAGGTTTCGTCGTGTTCGTCAGTGACACTAAGGATTCTTCCTTAAAAATTGACTATCAAACTGGAGCGTGGTACGTGAAGGGTATCGTGTCGGTCACCCTAGCCAGAAAAGATTCATCAATATGTGAACCATATGCGTACACCGTTTTCACAGATGTAGCAAAATACAGGGACTGGATCCTGAAGTATATGAACTGTAATTGA
- the LOC125072572 gene encoding chymotrypsin-like elastase family member 2A: MINKKLNSSTEIKVKLDSVGTISFIGGARFTGDKDLINNIYNFILLEDSRNFTFSVNGKLRPHHPPYVISLKINGKENCFNPNRSYFEKYQLGTEAFWSQAPDKFCGRRRINTKYTELLVSGSASKSGEWPWHIALYKLKKGTLEYICGGTLISKFSVLTAAHCATVKGVALNPEILGIILGKYSLLGNELTTQDKEVYEVIVHDEFEHQTLNNDIALLKLSTEAIFNNYVQPACLWLDKAYDQMESYNIVGTVVGWGIDQSDNLSNKLQEATMPLVPEIDCIRYNPIFYSNILNGKKFCAGFNNGTSACNGDSGGGFLVFVRDSKTPTSHYLTPDIPGAWYVKGIVSVSLARQDDSICDPKAYTVFTDVAKYRDWILSNM, from the exons AtgattaataagaaattaaattcttcaacagaaataaaagtaaaactagaCTCTGTTGGAACAATCTCATTCATAG GTGGTGCAAGATTTACAGGCGACAAAGatctcattaataatatatataattttattttactcgaaGATTCTCGTAATTTTACCTTCAGTGTTAATGGAAAATTACGCCCTCATCATCCACCTTACGTGATAAGTTTGAAAATCAATGGCAAAGAAAACTGCTTTAATCCTAACAGG TCATACTTTGAAAAATACCAACTAGGTACTGAAGCATTTTGGTCTCAAGCGCCTGACAAATTCTGTGGAAGACGtagaataaacacaaaatatacagAACTACTGGTTAGTGgatccgcatcaaaatccggTGAATGGCCTTGGCATATTGCATTGTACAAACTCAAAAAGGGTACTCTTGAATACATATGTGGTGGAAcccttatttcaaaattttcagttttaacAG CTGCTCATTGTGCAACGGTCAAAGGAGTCGCTTTGAATCCAGAGATACTTGGAATAATACTCGGGAAATATAGTCTTCTTGGAAATGAATTGACTACTCAAGATAAAGAG GTATACGAAGTAATTGTTCATGACGAATTCGAACACCAAACTCTTAACAATGATATAGCATTACTAAAATTGAGCACTGAGGCGATCTTTAACAACTATGTTCAACCAGCTTGCTTGTGGCTTGATAAGGCATATGATCAAATGGAATCATATAACATTGTCGGAACG GTTGTAGGATGGGGTATCGACCAGTCGGATAATCTATCAAATAAACTCCAAGAAGCAACTATGCCTTTAGTTCCTGAAATAGATTGTATTAGATATAATCCCATCTTCTACAGCAATATACTGAACGGCAAAAAATTCTGTGCTGGATTCAACAATG GCACGTCAGCATGCAATGGGGACAGTGGGGGAGGTTTTCTTGTCTTCGTACGTGACTCAAAAACCCCGACATCGCATTACTTGACACCAGATATTCCTGGAGCTTGGTACGTTAAAGGTATCGTATCCGTCAGTTTGGCTCGACAAGACGACTCAATCTGCGACCCGAAGGCATACACCGTGTTTACTGACGTCGCAAAATACAGAGACTGGATACTTAGTAATATGTag
- the LOC125072771 gene encoding CUB and peptidase domain-containing protein 2-like, protein MCLKLIKYSVFLTIFIICFTGVNNTPSHAYRPPEYEEYFCENNTQIQSRFFPGLASGYRVFINKQLEAATEIKVKLDSGATIVFGDSIYSPTNSAKFTEKDLISNIYGFVIRKDVPNFTFVVKGRQAPEHPPYILSLKIDGEENCINPNRTYFGSRHLEIEPFWPEAPDKFCGRRKINRKYTELIVSGSASKSGDWPWHAAIYRNHRLSVQYICGGSLISKLLVLTAAHCVTINEIPVNHESLGVVLGKTSLLTNEITSQERKVYQVIVHDDFKKKSLDNDIALLKLSAEVLFNNYVQPACLWLDAVYDQLDSYEVTGTVVGWGIDQSDSLSNDLHEATIPTVPTLTCILYDPIFYSNILNEKKFCAGNANGTAACNGDSGGGFVVFVTDTKDSSYRIDYQTGAWYVKGIVSATLARKDSSICEPNAYTVYTDVAKYRDWILKYM, encoded by the exons atgtgTTTGAAGTTAATAAAGTATAgtgtatttttaacaatttttataatatgttttacggGTGTTAATAATACGCCTAGTCACGCCTATCGTCCACCGGAATATGAAGAGTATTTTTGTGAAAACAACACACAGATCCAATCTAGATTTTTCCCAGGACTAGCTTCTGGGTatagagtttttataaataaacaattagaaGCGGCAACGGAGATCAAAGTGAAGTTAGATTCTGGTGCAACCATTGTATTT ggCGACAGCATATACAGTCCAACAAATTCTGCAAAATTTACTGAAAAAGATCTTATCTCTAATATTTATGGTTTTGTAATACGTAAAGATGTGCCTAATTTTACATTCGTAGTAAAGGGAAGACAAGCTCCAGAACATCCGCCTTATATACTAAGTCTTAAAATTGATGGAGAAGAAAATTGTATTAACCCTAATAGG acTTATTTTGGAAGCAGACATTTAGAAATTGAACCATTTTGGCCTGAAGCTCCTGACAAGTTTTGTGGCAGACGGAAGATCAACAGAAAATATACTGAATTGATTGTCAGCGGTTCTGCTTCGAAGAGCGGCGACTGGCCCTGGCATGCTGCTATCTACAGAAACCATAGACTAAGTGTGCAGTACATCTGTGGAGGGTCTTTGATATCAAAACTTCTGGTTCTAACAG CTGCACATTGTGTAACAATCAACGAAATACCAGTAAATCATGAATCCCTTGGTGTTGTTCTTGGAAAAACATCTCTCCTCACTAACGAAATAACTAGTCAAGAAAGAAAG GTTTACCAAGTTATTGTTCACGATGACTTTAAGAAGAAATCATTGGACAATGACATAGCTTTACTAAAATTGAGTGctgaggttttatttaataactacgtTCAGCCAGCCTGTCTATGGTTGGACGCTGTGTACGATCAACTGGATTCTTATGAAGTAACAGGAACG GTAGTAGGATGGGGTATTGACCAATCAGATTCTTTGTCAAATGACCTTCACGAAGCAACGATACCAACAGTTCCAACTTTAACTTGCATTTTATACGATCCTATTTTCTACAGCAACATACTGAACGAGAAAAAATTCTGCGCTGGAAATGCCAACG GTACCGCTGCGTGTAACGGAGACAGTGGCGGAGGTTTTGTCGTATTCGTTACTGATACTAAGGACTCTTCCTATAGAATTGACTATCAAACTGGAGCGTGGTACGTGAAGGGTATCGTGTCGGCCACCTTAGCTAGAAAAGATTCGTCAATATGTGAACCAAACGCGTACACCGTTTACACAGATGTAGCAAAATACAGGGACTGGATCCTGAAGTATATGTGA